One window of the Microvirga mediterraneensis genome contains the following:
- the fmt gene encoding methionyl-tRNA formyltransferase — MSLRVVFMGTPDFAVPTLSEIVGQGHDVVAVYTRAPAAAGRGMALKPSPVHTMADRFGFPVLTPKTLRTEEAAEIFRSHNADVAVVVAYGMLLPKAVLEAPELGCLNLHASLLPRWRGAAPIQRAIMAGDKETGVAVMRMEEGLDTGPVAMVERVAIAPDMNAGELHDRLMVLGADLMVRALAALSRGGLSFTPQPEEGVTYAHKLKNEDALIDWSKPAQAVHDHIRGLSPFPGAYFTADFGKGQERVKVLRAAMGKGSASPGTLLDNDGTISCGEGAIRLIQVQRAGKGPVAFEEFLRGVRLGPGAQFA, encoded by the coding sequence ATGAGTCTGCGCGTCGTCTTCATGGGCACGCCGGATTTCGCCGTGCCGACCTTGTCCGAGATCGTCGGCCAAGGCCACGACGTGGTGGCCGTCTATACCCGCGCGCCGGCGGCGGCCGGCCGCGGCATGGCGCTGAAGCCCTCTCCGGTCCACACCATGGCGGATCGTTTCGGCTTTCCCGTGCTGACGCCGAAAACCCTGCGAACCGAGGAGGCCGCCGAGATTTTCCGCAGCCACAACGCCGACGTGGCGGTGGTGGTGGCCTACGGCATGCTGCTGCCGAAGGCCGTCCTGGAGGCGCCGGAACTCGGCTGCCTCAACCTTCACGCCTCCCTGCTGCCGCGCTGGCGCGGCGCCGCGCCGATCCAGCGGGCCATCATGGCCGGCGACAAGGAAACGGGCGTCGCCGTCATGAGGATGGAGGAAGGCCTGGATACCGGCCCCGTCGCCATGGTCGAGCGGGTTGCGATCGCCCCGGACATGAACGCCGGCGAGCTCCACGACCGCCTCATGGTCCTCGGCGCCGACCTGATGGTGCGGGCGCTCGCCGCTCTTTCCCGCGGAGGCTTAAGCTTCACGCCCCAGCCCGAGGAGGGCGTGACCTATGCCCACAAGCTCAAGAACGAGGACGCCCTGATCGACTGGTCGAAACCCGCGCAGGCCGTTCACGACCACATCCGTGGCCTCTCGCCCTTCCCGGGCGCCTATTTCACGGCCGATTTCGGCAAGGGGCAGGAACGGGTGAAGGTTCTCAGGGCCGCCATGGGAAAAGGTTCAGCTTCGCCCGGGACTCTGCTGGACAATGATGGTACAATATCCTGTGGCGAGGGTGCGATCCGCCTGATCCAGGTTCAGCGTGCCGGAAAGGGCCCCGTGGCCTTCGAGGAGTTCCTGCGGGGAGTGAGGCTTGGCCCGGGCGCCCAATTCGCGTGA